In Populus trichocarpa isolate Nisqually-1 chromosome 7, P.trichocarpa_v4.1, whole genome shotgun sequence, the following proteins share a genomic window:
- the LOC7462596 gene encoding protein IRX15-LIKE: protein MKNSSNSNSNSNTKLILLHPYIQKQGGSNRLWLLAFVSFFTIAFLLTLIYTREILPIKSTTTTTMVTAGSASSSTFGNINAPLPTSVINTLLHYASRSNDSFHMSHAEIKPISDVLRKCSSPCNFLVFGLTHETLLWKALNHNGRTVFIEENRYYAAYYEELHPEIDVFDVQYTTKMKEMRELIASTNKQIKNECRPVQNLLFSECKLGINDLPNHVYEVDWDLILVDGPRGDGPDGPGRMTPIFTAGVLARSRKASNAKTHIFVHDYYRNVEKIYGDEFLCRENLVESNDMLAHFIVEKMDENSFHFCRNHTSTSPS from the coding sequence ATGAAGAACAGTAGCAatagcaacagcaacagcaacactAAGCTTATTCTTCTTCATCCTTATATCCAAAAACAAGGAGGCTCCAATCGGTTATGGCTCCTTGCCTTTGTATCATTCTTCACTATTGCTTTCCTTCTTACACTAATCTACACAAGAGAGATCTTACCTATCAAATCCACTACGACCACCACCATGGTCACAGCTGGCTCGGCTTCTAGCTCTACCTTTGGCAATATTAATGCACCACTGCCAACATCAGTAATCAATACTCTCCTCCACTATGCCTCAAGATCCAATGACAGTTTCCATATGTCGCATGCCGAAATCAAACCAATCTCTGATGTACTTAGAAAGTGCTCATCTCCTTGTAACTTTCTTGTTTTTGGTCTAACACACGAGACCCTACTCTGGAAAGCTCTAAACCACAATGGACGCACAGTTTTCATCGAAGAAAATCGCTACTACGCAGCTTATTATGAAGAGTTACATCCTGAGATTGATGTCTTTGATGTCCAATACACAACCAAGATGAAAGAAATGAGAGAACTTATAGCCTCCACCAACAAACAGATAAAAAATGAATGCAGGCCAGTGCAGAATTTACTCTTCTCGGAGTGTAAGCTTGGGATTAATGACTTGCCTAATCATGTCTATGAGGTTGACTGGGATCTGATATTGGTTGATGGGCCTAGAGGGGATGGACCAGATGGTCCAGGAAGGATGACACCAATCTTCACAGCTGGTGTTCTAGCTAGGAGCAGGAAGGCTAGCAATGCCAAGACTCACATATTTGTGCACGATTACTACAGAAATGTGGAGAAAATTTATGGTGATGAGTTCTTGTGCAGAGAGAACTTGGTGGAGTCTAATGACATGCTTGCTCATTTTATAGTAGAGAAAATGGACGAGAATAGCTTCCATTTCTGTCGCAACCATACATCAACTTCACCATCCTAA